In Buchnera aphidicola (Chaitophorus populicola), a single window of DNA contains:
- a CDS encoding acyltransferase domain-containing protein translates to MIPFAMIFPGQEKQNITLLKKIYKQNKIIQETFAKASEHLKYDLYKTIIKKNLNHKYQKNNFLQLAVLTISYSIYKLWKFRIGLNPKIMTGHSLGQYSALVCSKVLKFSDAIKMIIYRTKIMQKKKGSMYAIFGSKKSIIKKICKKYSKKSRVSIACINSKTQIVITGSVENSKKASQEFKKNGAKKIIQLKNNTISHCPSMNKLKKKIFFKFKKIVFNSPKNLIIDSTEVKFLKNPIKIKNCLINQLCKTVKWNDTINFIINNKIKHFLEISLNNTLTQLHKNKKKYIPLYIKKILNLKL, encoded by the coding sequence CATTTGCAATGATTTTTCCAGGACAAGAAAAACAAAATATTACGCTTTTAAAAAAAATATATAAACAAAATAAGATAATACAAGAAACTTTTGCAAAAGCTTCAGAACATTTAAAATATGATTTATATAAAACTATTATTAAAAAAAATTTAAATCATAAGTATCAAAAAAATAATTTTCTACAATTAGCAGTGTTAACTATTTCTTATTCTATATATAAACTATGGAAATTTCGTATTGGATTAAATCCAAAAATTATGACTGGACATAGTTTAGGACAATATTCTGCATTAGTATGTAGTAAAGTATTAAAATTTTCTGATGCAATTAAAATGATTATTTATAGAACTAAAATTATGCAGAAAAAAAAAGGTTCAATGTATGCAATTTTTGGTTCTAAAAAATCAATAATAAAAAAAATTTGTAAAAAATATTCTAAAAAAAGTCGTGTTTCTATAGCTTGTATTAATTCTAAAACACAAATCGTAATTACTGGAAGTGTAGAAAATTCTAAAAAAGCTTCTCAAGAATTTAAAAAAAATGGAGCTAAAAAAATTATTCAGTTAAAAAATAATACTATTTCTCATTGTCCTTCTATGAATAAATTAAAAAAGAAAATATTTTTTAAATTTAAAAAAATAGTTTTTAATTCACCAAAAAATTTAATTATAGATAGCACAGAAGTAAAATTTTTAAAAAATCCAATAAAAATTAAAAATTGTCTAATAAATCAATTATGTAAAACTGTTAAATGGAATGATACAATTAATTTTATCATAAATAATAAAATAAAACATTTTTTAGAAATTAGTTTAAACAATACATTAACTCAATTACATAAAAATAAAAAAAAATATATACCTCTTTATATTAAAAAAATTCTTAATTTAAAATTATAG
- the fabG gene encoding 3-oxoacyl-ACP reductase FabG, translating into MKKKNVLITGARKGIGKSILKIFIKKNFNIIGTSRTNSGAKKIQKILKKNGFGMVLKINNYSQINFFLKKIIKKIGNIDILIHNIGITQDNLITNISKKNWDNIIQTNLTSIFYISKKIIKNMIKKKFGRIISIGSISGLIGNVGQTHYSASKSALIGFTKSLSLEVASRGITVNLVSPGFIQTDMLNKLTSSQLKKCLNKIPMKKFGNTQDIAYLVKFLSSKKASYITGQILHVNGGICSL; encoded by the coding sequence ATGAAAAAAAAAAATGTTTTAATTACAGGTGCTAGAAAAGGTATAGGAAAATCTATTTTAAAAATATTTATAAAAAAAAATTTTAATATTATTGGCACTTCTAGAACAAATTCTGGGGCTAAGAAAATTCAAAAAATTTTAAAAAAAAATGGATTTGGAATGGTCCTAAAAATTAATAATTATTCTCAAATTAATTTTTTTTTAAAAAAAATCATAAAAAAAATAGGAAATATAGATATATTAATACATAATATTGGTATTACTCAAGATAATTTAATTACTAATATATCTAAAAAAAATTGGGATAACATTATACAAACAAATTTAACATCTATATTTTATATTAGTAAAAAAATTATTAAAAATATGATAAAAAAAAAATTTGGAAGAATTATTAGTATAGGATCAATATCTGGACTCATAGGAAACGTTGGACAAACTCATTATTCTGCTTCAAAATCTGCATTAATAGGTTTTACAAAGTCATTGTCTTTAGAAGTTGCTTCTAGAGGAATTACAGTAAATTTAGTATCTCCTGGATTTATTCAAACAGATATGTTAAATAAATTAACTTCATCGCAATTAAAGAAATGTTTGAACAAAATTCCTATGAAAAAATTTGGAAATACTCAAGATATAGCTTATTTAGTAAAATTTTTATCTTCAAAAAAAGCATCATATATTACTGGACAAATACTACATGTTAATGGAGGAATATGTTCGTTATAA
- the acpP gene encoding acyl carrier protein — MNLEKKIKKIILDCLSLKKKISNNSCIKNDLQADSLDMIELIMSIEENFHIDIKDKESEKITTVSSLINLVQKKIKK, encoded by the coding sequence ATGAATTTAGAAAAAAAAATAAAAAAAATTATTCTAGACTGTTTATCTTTAAAAAAAAAAATTTCCAATAATTCATGTATTAAAAATGATTTACAAGCTGATTCCTTAGATATGATTGAATTAATTATGTCTATAGAAGAAAATTTTCATATAGATATTAAAGATAAAGAATCAGAAAAAATTACTACTGTAAGTTCATTAATTAATTTAGTACAAAAAAAAATAAAAAAATAA
- the tmk gene encoding dTMP kinase, with product MKKNKFIVIEGLEGSGKTTACQIIKKILLSHNIKKIIIVRQPGSTLISEKIRSIIKKDYKTEKLNKFSELFLLYSARFQLMENIIKPSLKKGVWIISDRHNLSSIAYQGGGRNIDQSLIQMLNNLINKISKPDLTIFLDVSVEIGLKRALLRSNFDRIEKQSKKFFLKVRKYYFKFLLSEKNKIIINANNNIKVMKENIKNQLNTWINKN from the coding sequence ATGAAAAAAAATAAATTTATTGTAATAGAAGGTTTAGAAGGATCTGGCAAAACAACTGCCTGCCAAATCATAAAAAAAATTCTTTTATCACATAATATAAAAAAAATAATTATTGTTAGACAGCCAGGAAGCACATTAATTTCTGAAAAAATTCGTTCAATTATTAAGAAAGATTATAAAACAGAAAAGTTAAATAAATTTTCTGAATTGTTTCTATTATATTCTGCACGTTTTCAACTGATGGAAAATATTATTAAACCATCTTTAAAAAAAGGAGTTTGGATTATTTCAGATCGTCATAATTTATCTTCTATAGCATATCAAGGAGGTGGAAGAAATATTGATCAATCTCTAATACAAATGTTAAATAATCTTATAAATAAAATTTCTAAGCCTGATTTGACGATCTTTCTTGATGTTTCAGTAGAAATCGGCCTAAAAAGAGCTCTATTACGTTCTAATTTTGACAGAATAGAAAAACAATCTAAAAAATTTTTTTTAAAAGTAAGAAAATATTATTTTAAATTTTTACTATCTGAAAAAAATAAAATTATAATTAACGCAAATAATAATATTAAAGTAATGAAAGAAAATATAAAAAATCAATTAAATACTTGGATAAACAAAAATTAA
- a CDS encoding DNA polymerase III subunit delta' C-terminal domain-containing protein has product MDKQKLMKKYPWLYKIYKKIISQYLNKNNHHTILIQSQINLGSSKLILNICKKILCQKSNNLFSCNICHNCQLIKKKNYLDLYIIKKEEKKKFIGINTILNCIDKINHTSQLGSMKIIWIPKIHLLTESAINSLLKVLEEPPLNTLFFLENKNNFKLKKTLKSRCIIYNIFPPKNKDSVLWLKKNIKKKYKLEELLIALNISENSPILAKKIFINKIWEERKKLFRKIYKAIKYKNLFLLYKNLKIHLLKKISWICSLILDAIKYSYNKNIKLINIDQKKLIYTINKKNSKKNLFIIIHIWIKCFFNIKNIPQVNEHFILLEPLIQWEKMLNF; this is encoded by the coding sequence TTGGATAAACAAAAATTAATGAAAAAATATCCATGGCTTTATAAAATATATAAAAAAATTATTAGTCAATATTTAAACAAAAATAATCATCATACAATTCTTATACAATCTCAAATCAATCTTGGATCTTCTAAACTAATTTTAAATATATGTAAAAAAATTTTGTGTCAAAAATCAAATAATTTATTTAGTTGTAATATATGTCATAATTGTCAATTAATTAAAAAAAAAAATTACTTAGATTTATATATTATTAAAAAAGAAGAAAAAAAAAAATTTATTGGAATTAATACAATTTTAAATTGTATAGATAAAATAAATCATACCTCTCAATTAGGATCTATGAAAATAATTTGGATTCCTAAAATTCATTTATTAACTGAATCAGCTATTAATTCTTTATTAAAAGTTTTAGAAGAACCTCCTTTAAATACATTATTTTTTTTAGAAAATAAAAATAATTTTAAATTAAAAAAAACATTAAAAAGCAGATGTATAATTTATAATATATTTCCTCCTAAAAATAAAGATAGTGTTTTATGGTTAAAGAAAAACATTAAAAAAAAATATAAATTAGAAGAATTATTGATAGCATTAAATATATCAGAAAATTCTCCTATATTAGCAAAAAAAATTTTTATTAATAAAATTTGGGAAGAAAGAAAAAAGTTATTTAGAAAAATATATAAAGCAATAAAATATAAAAATTTATTTTTATTATATAAAAATTTAAAAATACATTTATTAAAAAAAATTTCCTGGATATGTTCGTTAATTTTAGATGCAATTAAATATTCTTATAATAAAAATATTAAATTAATAAATATTGATCAAAAAAAATTAATTTACACAATAAACAAAAAAAATTCAAAAAAAAATTTATTTATAATAATTCATATATGGATTAAATGTTTTTTTAACATAAAAAACATCCCTCAAGTAAATGAACATTTTATTTTATTAGAACCTTTAATTCAATGGGAAAAAATGCTTAATTTTTAA
- a CDS encoding TatD family hydrolase, with product MFLIDSHCHLDKINLNKFKNGLDDVLNKAYSKNVKIILAVSTSINNFKDIQKKFKNTKYNIYYSCGIHPLSIYKKKNLLN from the coding sequence ATGTTTTTAATAGATTCACATTGTCATTTAGATAAAATTAATTTAAATAAATTTAAAAATGGATTAGATGATGTGTTAAATAAAGCATATTCAAAAAATGTTAAAATAATTTTAGCAGTATCTACTTCTATAAATAATTTTAAAGATATTCAAAAAAAATTTAAAAATACGAAATACAATATTTATTATTCATGCGGTATACATCCGTTATCTATTTATAAAAAAAAAAATCTTTTAAATTAG
- a CDS encoding TatD family hydrolase, translating into MGETGLDYYYQKENFKEQINLFYKHIYLSKKLNKPLIIHSRNANIDTIKILRSEKSDQCKGVLHSFNYDFQTASKLLDMGFYISISGIFTFKNSIKLRSVIKKIPLNRILLETDSPYLTPFPHRGKENQPSYIYYIAKYLSNLIKIDLEELSYITSKNFFKLFNLKEK; encoded by the coding sequence ATAGGCGAAACAGGATTAGATTATTATTATCAAAAAGAAAACTTTAAAGAACAAATTAATTTATTTTATAAACATATTTATCTTAGCAAAAAACTGAATAAACCATTAATTATTCATTCTAGAAACGCAAATATAGATACAATAAAAATTCTTCGATCAGAAAAATCTGACCAATGTAAAGGTGTTTTACATTCATTTAATTATGACTTTCAAACAGCATCAAAATTATTAGATATGGGATTTTATATATCTATTTCAGGAATTTTTACATTTAAAAATTCTATAAAACTACGTTCTGTTATAAAAAAAATACCTTTAAATAGAATATTATTAGAAACAGATTCTCCATATTTAACACCATTCCCTCATCGAGGAAAAGAAAATCAACCTTCTTATATATATTATATAGCAAAATACCTCTCTAATTTAATTAAAATAGATTTAGAGGAATTAAGCTATATTACATCAAAAAATTTTTTTAAATTATTTAATTTAAAAGAAAAATAA
- the ptsG gene encoding PTS glucose transporter subunit IIBC — MFQNTFANLQKIGKSLMLPVSVLPIAGILLGIGSAHFYIIPHFISEIMENTGGTIFKNMPLIFSIGVALGFTKNDGVAALAAVISYNIMTKTSSIMLPVFSSYSLFSLQDNIKNINDTGILGGICSGAISAFMFNKFYKIQLPEYLGFFSGKRFIPIISGLSAIMLGLWLSLIWPPIGFVIQKFSMWSAYQNPIIAFGIYGFVERALVPFGLHHIWNVPFQMQIGEYINNIGQVFHGDIARYMAGDSSAGKLSGGFIFKMYGLPGAAFAIWHCSKNKNKKKVSGIMMSAALTAFLTGITEPIEFSFLFISPILYFIHSILAGLSFSICIFLNMQAGTSFSHGLVDFILLSGNSNRIWLFPIVGIIYFFIYYIIFYIFITKFNLKTLGRTNNVFHKSYIDIDEKISKIIKYLGGKENIVNIDACITRLRITVINSSKINANKLKSLGAAGVFISGLGVQIVFGTKSDSIKNLIEKKIK, encoded by the coding sequence ATGTTTCAAAATACATTCGCTAATCTTCAAAAAATTGGAAAATCTTTAATGCTTCCAGTTTCAGTATTACCTATTGCTGGTATTTTATTAGGAATTGGATCAGCTCATTTTTATATTATTCCTCATTTTATTTCAGAAATTATGGAAAATACTGGAGGAACAATTTTTAAAAACATGCCGTTAATTTTTTCTATTGGTGTTGCTTTAGGATTTACTAAAAATGATGGAGTAGCAGCTTTAGCTGCAGTAATTTCATACAATATTATGACTAAAACATCTTCTATCATGTTACCAGTTTTTTCTTCTTATTCATTATTTTCTTTGCAAGATAATATAAAAAATATAAATGACACAGGAATTTTAGGAGGTATTTGTTCTGGAGCCATTTCTGCGTTTATGTTTAATAAATTTTATAAAATACAATTACCAGAATATTTAGGATTTTTTTCTGGTAAAAGATTTATACCTATTATCTCCGGTCTATCCGCTATAATGTTAGGTCTTTGGTTATCTTTAATTTGGCCTCCAATAGGATTTGTTATACAAAAATTTTCAATGTGGTCTGCTTATCAAAATCCAATTATTGCTTTTGGAATATATGGATTTGTAGAAAGAGCATTAGTACCTTTTGGATTACATCATATTTGGAATGTTCCCTTTCAAATGCAAATTGGAGAGTATATTAATAATATAGGACAAGTATTTCATGGAGATATAGCTAGATATATGGCAGGTGATTCAAGTGCAGGAAAATTATCTGGAGGATTTATTTTTAAAATGTATGGATTACCTGGAGCAGCATTTGCTATTTGGCATTGTTCTAAAAATAAAAATAAAAAAAAAGTTAGTGGAATTATGATGTCTGCTGCTTTAACTGCATTTTTAACAGGAATTACTGAACCAATTGAATTTTCTTTTCTTTTTATTTCGCCTATTTTATATTTTATACATTCAATATTAGCTGGATTATCTTTTTCCATATGTATTTTTTTAAACATGCAAGCTGGAACTAGTTTTTCGCATGGATTAGTTGATTTTATTTTATTAAGTGGAAACAGTAATAGAATATGGTTATTTCCTATAGTTGGAATTATATATTTTTTTATATACTATATAATTTTTTATATTTTTATTACAAAATTTAATTTAAAAACTCTAGGACGAACAAATAATGTTTTTCATAAATCTTATATAGATATCGATGAAAAAATTTCTAAAATAATAAAATATTTAGGTGGAAAAGAAAATATAGTTAATATAGACGCTTGTATTACACGGTTAAGAATAACAGTTATAAATTCTTCTAAAATAAATGCAAATAAACTAAAATCTCTAGGAGCTGCAGGGGTATTTATTTCTGGTTTAGGTGTACAAATTGTATTTGGAACTAAATCTGATAGTATTAAAAATTTAATTGAAAAAAAAATAAAATAA
- a CDS encoding HIT domain-containing protein produces the protein MMNKKIFQNIINKKTHSKIIFQDEKITAFHDISPKARIHILIVPNIFIKNLNHINKKNLNVLTYMLHMSIKIAKKEKIHKSGYRIIINCNKNGGQKIPYLHLHLLGGEKLKNF, from the coding sequence ATTATGAATAAAAAAATTTTTCAAAATATTATAAACAAAAAAACACACTCAAAAATTATTTTTCAAGACGAAAAAATTACTGCTTTTCATGATATATCTCCAAAAGCAAGAATACATATTTTAATTGTTCCTAATATATTTATTAAAAATCTTAATCATATAAATAAAAAAAATTTAAATGTATTAACTTATATGTTACATATGTCTATAAAAATAGCAAAAAAAGAAAAAATTCATAAATCTGGATATAGAATTATTATAAATTGTAATAAAAATGGTGGTCAAAAAATACCTTATTTACATCTCCATTTATTAGGAGGAGAAAAACTAAAAAATTTTTAA
- a CDS encoding porin, producing MMKRNFLAVLMPLFLSSSAVNAMEIYNKNGNKIDIYGELNPLYFYSHSNDPFLLNSLGNYTNFTFGLSSKSDINKFISGYFSFEYKPKFCVYNEKNYLNSNNNNIDLAYVGLDLGQWGTIDYGRNYGVMHYAKQFTQPAFDNNENITLHEDDNFLIGRADGVLTYHNKGLSGYIKGLDLTLQHQTYYKNENMFLSDKYNDSWGTSLRYNTDFGFTLIGSAFFSPYDNTRNKVNLENHWVKSYGLGWNYSFKNASVSGFYGHSKNPAANFIKNRRIYDIIDNIEISGSYNFNNGIKSSIGYIKSFGTQYNFGQVPENAKSSTLNNHINLIVTYNFNQNFVANIHYKLNLLKTLGIDNNAEFSHYFDNCVGVGLAYIF from the coding sequence ATGATGAAACGTAATTTTTTAGCTGTTTTAATGCCTTTATTTTTATCTTCTAGTGCTGTAAATGCTATGGAAATATATAATAAAAATGGAAATAAAATAGATATTTATGGAGAATTAAATCCTCTTTATTTTTATTCTCATAGTAATGATCCTTTTCTTTTAAATTCATTAGGTAACTATACAAATTTTACATTTGGTTTATCTAGTAAATCTGATATTAATAAATTTATATCAGGATATTTTTCTTTCGAATATAAACCTAAATTTTGTGTATATAATGAAAAAAATTATTTAAATTCTAATAATAATAATATTGATTTAGCATATGTAGGATTAGATTTAGGTCAATGGGGTACTATAGATTATGGAAGAAATTATGGTGTAATGCATTATGCAAAACAATTTACTCAACCTGCGTTTGATAACAATGAAAATATTACGTTACATGAAGATGATAACTTTTTAATCGGTCGAGCAGATGGTGTATTAACATATCATAATAAAGGTTTATCAGGATATATTAAGGGATTAGATTTAACTTTACAACATCAAACATATTATAAAAATGAAAATATGTTTTTAAGTGATAAATATAATGATTCATGGGGGACATCTCTAAGATATAATACAGATTTTGGATTTACTTTAATTGGATCAGCTTTCTTTAGTCCTTATGATAATACTAGAAATAAAGTAAATCTAGAAAACCACTGGGTTAAATCTTATGGTTTAGGTTGGAATTATTCGTTTAAAAATGCTTCTGTTTCCGGATTTTATGGACATTCTAAAAATCCAGCTGCAAACTTTATAAAAAATAGACGCATATATGATATTATAGATAATATTGAAATTTCTGGAAGTTATAATTTTAATAATGGAATTAAATCTTCTATTGGTTATATAAAATCTTTTGGAACACAATATAATTTTGGTCAAGTTCCAGAAAATGCTAAATCATCTACTTTAAACAACCATATTAATTTAATAGTAACATATAATTTTAATCAAAATTTTGTTGCAAATATTCATTATAAATTAAATTTATTAAAAACGCTTGGTATTGATAATAACGCAGAATTTTCACATTATTTTGATAATTGTGTAGGAGTAGGGCTTGCTTATATTTTTTAA
- the asnS gene encoding asparagine--tRNA ligase, which translates to MKISSIKDIFENKILIDSIVKVKGWIKNKRNSKSNLLFIDIYDGSCVNTLQIIVNKKLLKNNINHEILKVTSGCSLSVKGKLVSSLNVNQKFEVYMHKINVIGWINKPNSYPMSSKKHSMEHLRNFAHLRPRTNIIGCISRIRSAIFYSIHNFLYINNYHWVSSPIITSLNTEGAGDMFSVKYAKNLENNKITYKDFFGKEVFLTVSGQLSIEAYACALSKVYTFGPIFRAENSNTTRHLSEFWMLEVELAFADLDNIIEVVEKMLKYIINFILKNNKNDLLFFEKNLNDNIVNKLKIFLESNICQINYQDAIEILKDNKIINRNYMFLDVELNLDHEKFLVDKYFKKPIIIKNYPKDFKPFYMRINKDKKTVSAFDILFPNVGEIIGGSQREERILYLDKRIKELNLNFNDYSWYRDLRFYGTVPHSGFGLGLERLIMYITGIKNIKDVIPFPRTPKNANF; encoded by the coding sequence ATGAAAATTTCGTCTATCAAAGATATATTTGAAAATAAAATATTAATAGATTCTATCGTAAAAGTAAAAGGTTGGATAAAAAATAAAAGAAATTCTAAATCTAATTTATTATTTATAGATATTTATGATGGCTCATGTGTAAATACTTTACAAATTATAGTAAATAAAAAGTTATTAAAAAATAATATAAATCATGAAATTTTAAAAGTAACATCTGGATGTTCTTTATCTGTAAAAGGAAAATTAGTATCTTCATTAAATGTTAATCAAAAATTTGAAGTTTACATGCATAAAATTAATGTTATAGGTTGGATAAATAAACCTAATTCATATCCTATGTCTTCTAAAAAGCATTCTATGGAACATTTAAGAAATTTTGCACATTTAAGACCAAGAACTAATATTATTGGTTGTATTTCTAGAATTAGAAGTGCTATATTTTATTCTATACATAATTTTCTGTATATAAATAATTATCATTGGGTTTCATCTCCAATTATCACTTCTTTAAATACAGAAGGAGCAGGAGATATGTTTTCTGTAAAATATGCAAAAAATCTAGAAAATAATAAAATAACTTATAAAGATTTTTTTGGAAAAGAAGTTTTTTTGACTGTTTCAGGGCAATTATCTATTGAAGCCTATGCTTGTGCATTATCTAAAGTATATACTTTTGGTCCAATTTTTAGAGCTGAAAATTCTAATACTACACGTCATTTATCTGAATTTTGGATGTTAGAAGTAGAATTAGCATTTGCTGATTTAGATAATATTATTGAAGTTGTTGAGAAAATGTTAAAATATATTATTAATTTTATTTTAAAAAATAATAAAAATGATTTACTATTTTTTGAAAAGAATTTAAATGATAATATTGTAAATAAATTAAAAATTTTTTTAGAAAGTAATATTTGTCAAATAAATTATCAAGATGCTATTGAAATCTTAAAAGATAATAAAATTATTAATCGAAATTATATGTTTTTAGATGTTGAATTAAATTTAGATCATGAAAAATTTCTTGTAGATAAATATTTTAAAAAACCAATTATAATTAAAAATTATCCTAAAGATTTTAAACCATTTTATATGAGAATTAATAAAGATAAAAAAACAGTTTCTGCTTTTGATATTTTGTTTCCAAATGTAGGAGAAATTATTGGAGGTTCACAAAGAGAGGAAAGAATTTTATATTTAGATAAAAGAATTAAAGAATTAAATTTAAATTTTAATGATTATTCATGGTATAGAGATTTGAGATTTTATGGAACAGTTCCGCATTCTGGATTTGGATTAGGTTTAGAAAGATTAATTATGTATATTACTGGAATCAAAAATATTAAAGATGTTATTCCTTTTCCAAGAACTCCAAAAAATGCAAATTTTTAA
- a CDS encoding rhodanese-related sulfurtransferase, protein MSGICNFIYNKKYLNQNFKNYLRINISLYKYFFIENPEIIKKKIKNLCYKRKIFGRIYISNEGINIQASVLKKYFQVIKKNISSLHKDLKNIHINIGIDNSRISFNTLRIKVKKKIISDGLNSILLNKNFSNKYLNSKEVNNLLYNKEAVFIDMRNNYEHKIGHFKNAILMNTSIFRIQLKKICNYINKYKKKKIVLYCTGGIRCEKTSLWIQSNGYKNVYQIRGGIIGYINDCIKKKNSINFIGKNFVFDLRLYETITKHILSNCNQCHRKSDYYVNCINNNCNLLFIQCELCSKIYKSFCSKKCYKEFHCR, encoded by the coding sequence ATGTCTGGAATATGTAATTTTATATATAATAAAAAGTATTTAAATCAAAATTTTAAAAATTATTTAAGAATTAATATTTCTTTATATAAATATTTTTTTATAGAAAATCCTGAAATTATTAAAAAAAAAATAAAAAATTTATGCTATAAAAGAAAAATTTTTGGTAGAATTTATATCTCTAATGAAGGAATTAATATACAAGCTAGTGTTTTAAAAAAATATTTTCAAGTTATAAAAAAAAATATATCTAGTTTACATAAAGATTTAAAAAATATTCATATTAATATTGGAATAGACAATTCCAGAATTTCTTTTAACACTTTACGTATTAAAGTTAAAAAAAAAATAATATCTGATGGATTAAATTCTATTTTATTAAATAAAAATTTTTCTAATAAATATTTAAATTCTAAAGAAGTAAATAATTTATTATATAATAAAGAAGCTGTATTTATAGATATGCGAAATAATTATGAACATAAAATTGGTCATTTTAAGAACGCAATTTTAATGAATACTTCTATTTTTAGAATACAATTAAAAAAAATATGTAATTATATTAACAAGTATAAAAAAAAAAAAATAGTTTTATATTGCACTGGTGGAATTCGATGTGAAAAAACTTCATTATGGATTCAAAGTAATGGATATAAAAATGTTTATCAAATTAGAGGAGGAATAATAGGATATATTAATGATTGTATTAAAAAAAAAAATTCTATTAATTTTATAGGAAAAAATTTTGTTTTTGATTTAAGATTATATGAAACTATTACAAAACATATATTATCTAATTGTAATCAATGTCATCGTAAATCTGATTATTATGTAAATTGTATTAACAATAATTGTAATTTACTTTTTATACAATGTGAGTTATGTTCTAAAATTTATAAATCTTTTTGTTCAAAAAAATGTTATAAAGAATTTCATTGTAGATGA